The following are from one region of the Gossypium hirsutum isolate 1008001.06 chromosome D03, Gossypium_hirsutum_v2.1, whole genome shotgun sequence genome:
- the LOC107951658 gene encoding pleiotropic drug resistance protein 1 isoform X2 — MENVEAFRVGSARIGSSSIWRNNAMEAFSMSAREEDDEEDLKWAAIEKLPTYLRVRRGIFTEGEGQSREIDIKNLGFIERRNLLERLVRIAEDDNERFLLKLKQRIDRVGLDMPTIEVRFEHLNVEAEAYVGSRALPTIFNFSANILEGLLSYLHILPNRKKPLPILNDISGIIRPRRMTLLLGPPSSGKTTLLLSLAGKLGKDLKFAGRVTYNGHGMKEFVPQRTSAYISQYDVHIGEMTVRETLAFSARCQGVGPRYEMLKELSRREKEANIKPDPDIDIYMKAAALEGQEANVVTDYILKILGLEVCADTFVGDEMRRGISGGQKKRVTTGEMLVGPARALFMDEISIGLDTSTTFHIVNSLRQSIHILNGTALISLLQPAPETYDLFDDIILLSDGHVVYQGPRENVLEFFEYMGFKCPERKGVADFLQEVTSRKDQEQYWARKDEPYSFISVKELAEAFQSFHIGQKLGDDLAVPFDKSKSHPAALTKDKYGVSKKELLKACVSREYLLMKRNLFVYVFKMIQLIFIGVITMTIFIRTEMHRDTITDGGIFMGALFFILIMIMFNGFAELAMTILKLPVFYKQRDLLFYPSWAYSLPALILKTPISILEVTVWVFMSYYVIGFDPDVGSFFKNYLVLLCLSQMASGLFRLMGGLGRNIIVANTCGSFALLTVLVMGGFILTRDDVKKWWKWGYWISPLMYAQNAIAVNEFLGKSWRHVPPNSTEPLGVLVMKSRGIFPEPHWYWIGVGALIGYCFLFNFLFTLALKYLDPFGKPQAVISKETLAERIASKTGENIELSSRGRDSSERRTGASSRSLSWKVTSVNEANQKRKRGMVLPFEPLSMSFDEIKYALDMPQEMKAQGISEERLELLKGVSGAFRPGVLTALMGVSGAGKTTLMDVLAGRKTGGYVEGTIKISGYPKKQETFARISGYCEQTDIHSPHVTVYESLVFSAWLRLPPEVNSETRMMFIEEVMELVELSSLRDALVGLPGVNGLSTEQRKRLTIAVELVANPYIIFMDEPTSGLDARAAAIVMRTVRNTVDTGRTVVCTIHQPSIDIFDAFDELLLLKRGGEEIYVGPLGRHSCHLIKYFEEINGIPKIKDGYNPATWMLEVTSGAQEEAIGVNFTNIYKNSELYRRNKALAKELSNAAPGSKDLYFQTRYSQSLLTQCIACLWKQYWSYWRNPPYTAVRFLFTTFIALMFGTIFWDLGSKRTRRQDVFNSMGSMYAAVLFIGFQNAASVQPVVAVERTVFYRERAAGMYSALPYAFGQVVIELPYILVQTVIYGIIVYAMIGFEWTSHKFFWYLFFMYFTFLYFTFYGMMTVAVTPDHNIAGIISSAFFALWNLFSGFIIPRTRIPVWWRWYYWVCPISWSLYGLIASQYGDVQDKFGSGETVQHFVRNYFDFREEFVGVVAIVVVGICVLFGFIFAFSIKAFNFQKR; from the exons atggagaatGTTGAGGCATTTAGAGTCGGCAGTGCACGTATTGGAAGTTCAAGCATTTGGAGGAACAACGCCATGGAAGCTTTCTCCATGTCTGCtcgtgaagaagatgatgaagaagaCCTGAAATGGGCTGCCATCGAGAAACTGCCTACATATTTGCGTGTGAGGAGAGGGATATTCACAGAAGGTGAAGGTCAATCAAGGGAGATCGACATAAAAAACCTTGGATTCATTGAGAGAAGGAATCTGCTGGAAAGGCTAGTAAGAATTGCAGAAGATGATAATGAGAGGTTCTTGTTGAAGCTTAAACAACGCATTGATAG AGTTGGACTTGATATGCCAACAATTGAAGTCCGGTTTGAGCATCTGAATGTTGAAGCAGAAGCCTATGTGGGAAGTAGAGCGCTGCCTACCATATTCAACTTCTCTGCAAATATTCTAGAG GGATTATTGAGTTACCTTCACATTCTTCCCAATAGAAAGAAGCCATTACCAATCCTTAATGATATCAGTGGAATTATCAGACCTCGAAG AATGACATTGCTGTTAGGGCCTCCAAGCTCGGGCAAGACAACCTTACTATTGTCATTGGCTGGAAAGCTGGGCAAAGATTTGAAA TTTGCAGGCAGAGTAACTTATAATGGACATGGAATGAAAGAATTCGTGCCGCAGAGGACATCAGCTTACATAAGTCAATATGACGTTCATATAGGAGAAATGACGGTCAGAGAAACATTAGCTTTTTCAGCAAGATGTCAAGGTGTTGGACCTCGTTATg AGATGTTGAAGGAATTGTCTCGTAGAGAGAAAGAAGCAAATATCAAGCCTGATCCTGATATTGATATCTATATGAAG GCCGCTGCACTAGAGGGACAAGAGGCAAATGTAGTTACAGATTATATTCTCAAG ATATTGGGGCTTGAAGTTTGTGCGGACACCTTTGTGGGAGATGAAATGAGACGAGGTATCTCTGGTGGACAAAAGAAGCGAGTCACTACAG GAGAGATGCTGGTTGGACCAGCAAGGGCACTTTTCATGGATGAGATATCTATTGGTTTGGATACTTCAACAACGTTTCATATAGTGAATTCATTAAGACAGTCCATCCACATCCTCAATGGAACAGCTCTGATCTCTCTGCTTCAGCCAGCTCCGGAGACATACGATCTGTTTGATGATATAATTCTGCTTTCAGATGGCCATGTTGTGTATCAAGGTCCCCGGGAAAATGTACTCGAGTTTTTCGAATACATGGGGTTTAAGTGTCCAGAAAGAAAAGGAGTTGCTGACTTTTTACAAGaa GTGACATCAAGGAAAGATCAAGAGCAATATTGGGCACGTAAAGACGAGCCTTACAGTTTCATCTCTGTCAAGGAATTAGCTGAAGCATTTCAGTCTTTCCACATTGGACAAAAGCTTGGCGATGATCTTGCAGTTCCATTTGACAAGTCTAAAAGCCATCCAGCTGCTTTAACCAAAGACAAGTACGGTGTTTCAAAGAAGGAACTGTTAAAAGCTTGTGTTTCCAGGGAATATCTTCTAATGAAGAGGAATTTATTCGTATATGTGTTCAAAATGATTCAA CTTATTTTCATTGGAGTCATAACAATGACAATTTTTATAAGGACAGAGATGCACCGAGATACAATAACAGATGGTGGAATTTTCATGGGagctttgttctttattctcattATGATAATGTTCAATGGATTCGCGGAGCTTGCAATGACCATCTTGAAACTTCCTGTCTTCTACAAGCAAAGGGACCTTCTCTTCTATCCTTCATGGGCATATTCTTTACCTGCATTGATCCTTAAGACCCCAATCAGCATCTTAGAAGTTACCGTCTGGGTTTTCATGAGTTATTATGTCATTGGCTTTGACCCTGATGTTGGGAG CTTTTTCAAGAATTACCTAGTACTCCTATGTCTTAGCCAGATGGCATCAGGACTGTTCCGATTAATGGGAGGATTAGGAAGAAATATAATTGTTGCAAACACTTGTGGGTCATTTGCTTTACTTACAGTTCTTGTCATGGGAGGATTCATCTTAACTCGAG ATGATGTCAAGAAATGGTGGAAATGGGGTTACTGGATTTCACCATTGATGTATGCACAAAATGCCATAGCTGTGAATGAATTCCTGGGGAAGAGTTGGAGACAC GTTCCTCCTAACTCTACTGAACCATTAGGAGTTTTGGTCATGAAATCTCGTGGAATTTTCCCTGAACCACATTGGTATTGGATTGGAGTGGGGGCTTTGATTGGATACTGTTTCCTATTCAATTTCCTTTTCACATTGGCGTTAAAGTATTTGGACC CATTTGGGAAGCCTCAAGCAGTAATATCTAAAGAAACCTTAGCTGAGAGAATTGCTAGCAAGACTGGAGAGAATATTGAGCTATCATCAAGGGGAAGAGATTCTTCTG AGAGAAGAACAGGTGCATCATCGAGATCGTTGTCTTGGAAAGTTACTAGTGTCAATGAAGCTAATCAAAAGAGGAAGAGGGGGATGGTTCTTCCTTTTGAACCCCTTTCTATGAGCTTTGATGAAATCAAATATGCTCTAGATATGCCACAG GAAATGAAAGCTCAAGGTATTTCAGAGGAGCGGTTGGAACTTTTGAAGGGAGTGAGTGGAGCTTTCAGACCCGGAGTCCTAACAGCTCTGATGGGTGTTAGTGGTGCTGGCAAGACCACTCTAATGGATGTGTTGGCAGGAAGGAAAACCGGTGGTTATGTCGAGGGAACGATCAAAATTTCAGGGTATCCGAAGAAGCAGGAAACATTTGCTCGTATATCCGGGTACTGTGAGCAAACAGACATCCATTCCCCCCATGTTACAGTCTACGAGTCCTTGGTTTTCTCTGCATGGCTTAGACTACCCCCGGAGGTCAATTCTGAAACCAGGATG ATGTTCATTGAGGAAGTTATGGAGCTTGTGGAGCTAAGTTCATTAAGGGACGCACTTGTAGGATTGCCAGGGGTGAATGGTCTTTCAACTGAGCAACGCAAGAGGCTAACAATTGCAGTTGAACTTGTTGCCAACCCATACATAATATTCATGGATGAGCCTACATCTGGTCTTGATGCCAGGGCAGCAGCTATAGTAATGAGAACAGTAAGGAACACTGTCGATACAGGACGAACTGTGGTGTGTACCATCCACCAACCAAGCATCGATATATTTGATGCTTTCGATGAG CTGCTTCTGTTGAAAAGAGGAGGTGAAGAAATATATGTGGGTCCACTAGGCCGCCATTCTTGTCATTTAATAAAGTATTTTGAG gaaataaatgggaTCCCAAAGATAAAAGATGGTTACAATCCAGCAACATGGATGTTGGAGGTTACTTCAGGAGCACAAGAAGAAGCGATTGGTGTCAACTTTACCAACATATACAAGAACTCTGAGCTATATAG GAGGAACAAGGCATTGGCGAAGGAACTAAGCAACGCTGCACCTGGTTCCAAGGATTTATACTTCCAGACTAGATATTCACAATCGTTGCTCACTCAATGTATTGCTTGCTTATGGAAGCAGTATTGGTCTTACTGGCGAAACCCACCATACACTGCAGTGAGATTTTTATTCACAACTTTTATAGCTCTAATGTTTGGGACAATATTCTGGGATCTAGGCTCCAAAAG AACAAGGCGACAGGACGTTTTCAACTCAATGGGTTCTATGTATGCTGCCGTTCTCTTTATAGGATTTCAAAATGCTGCATCGGTTCAACCCGTTGTGGCAGTTGAAAGAACGGTTTTTTATCGAGAAAGAGCCGCTGGGATGTATTCAGCACTACCATATGCATTTGG CCAGGTTGTGATTGAGCTGCCATACATTTTGGTTCAGACTGTCATTTATGGAATTATAGTGTATGCGATGATCGGATTTGAATGGACTTCCCACAAGTTCTTCTGGTATCTCTTCTTTATGTATTTCACCTTCTTATACTTCACCTTCTATGGGATGATGACTGTGGCTGTCACTCCCGACCACAATATTGCTGGCATAATTTCATCTGCCTTCTTTGCACTTTGGAATCTTTTCTCCGGATTCATCATCCCCCGAACG AGAATTCCTGTGTGGTGGAGATGGTATTATTGGGTTTGCCCTATTTCTTGGAGCTTGTATGGACTAATTGCTTCACAGTATGGTGACGTACAGGACAAATTTGGGTCCGGTGAAACGGTGCAACATTTCGTAAGAAACTATTTCGATTTCAGAGAGGAATTCGTGGGAGTCGTTGCAATTGTAGTAGTTGGTATATGTGTGCTCTTTGGATTCATCTTTGCATTCTCAATCAAAGCATTTAACTTCCAGAAGAGATGA
- the LOC107951658 gene encoding pleiotropic drug resistance protein 1 isoform X1, producing the protein MENVEAFRVGSARIGSSSIWRNNAMEAFSMSAREEDDEEDLKWAAIEKLPTYLRVRRGIFTEGEGQSREIDIKNLGFIERRNLLERLVRIAEDDNERFLLKLKQRIDRVGLDMPTIEVRFEHLNVEAEAYVGSRALPTIFNFSANILEGLLSYLHILPNRKKPLPILNDISGIIRPRRMTLLLGPPSSGKTTLLLSLAGKLGKDLKFAGRVTYNGHGMKEFVPQRTSAYISQYDVHIGEMTVRETLAFSARCQGVGPRYEMLKELSRREKEANIKPDPDIDIYMKAAALEGQEANVVTDYILKILGLEVCADTFVGDEMRRGISGGQKKRVTTGEMLVGPARALFMDEISIGLDTSTTFHIVNSLRQSIHILNGTALISLLQPAPETYDLFDDIILLSDGHVVYQGPRENVLEFFEYMGFKCPERKGVADFLQEVTSRKDQEQYWARKDEPYSFISVKELAEAFQSFHIGQKLGDDLAVPFDKSKSHPAALTKDKYGVSKKELLKACVSREYLLMKRNLFVYVFKMIQLIFIGVITMTIFIRTEMHRDTITDGGIFMGALFFILIMIMFNGFAELAMTILKLPVFYKQRDLLFYPSWAYSLPALILKTPISILEVTVWVFMSYYVIGFDPDVGSFFKNYLVLLCLSQMASGLFRLMGGLGRNIIVANTCGSFALLTVLVMGGFILTRDDVKKWWKWGYWISPLMYAQNAIAVNEFLGKSWRHVPPNSTEPLGVLVMKSRGIFPEPHWYWIGVGALIGYCFLFNFLFTLALKYLDPFGKPQAVISKETLAERIASKTGENIELSSRGRDSSERRTGASSRSLSWKVTSVNEANQKRKRGMVLPFEPLSMSFDEIKYALDMPQEMKAQGISEERLELLKGVSGAFRPGVLTALMGVSGAGKTTLMDVLAGRKTGGYVEGTIKISGYPKKQETFARISGYCEQTDIHSPHVTVYESLVFSAWLRLPPEVNSETRMMFIEEVMELVELSSLRDALVGLPGVNGLSTEQRKRLTIAVELVANPYIIFMDEPTSGLDARAAAIVMRTVRNTVDTGRTVVCTIHQPSIDIFDAFDELLLLKRGGEEIYVGPLGRHSCHLIKYFEEINGIPKIKDGYNPATWMLEVTSGAQEEAIGVNFTNIYKNSELYRRNKALAKELSNAAPGSKDLYFQTRYSQSLLTQCIACLWKQYWSYWRNPPYTAVRFLFTTFIALMFGTIFWDLGSKRTRRQDVFNSMGSMYAAVLFIGFQNAASVQPVVAVERTVFYRERAAGMYSALPYAFGQEISFCSDLMLLSIKHCLVKFRLMVTIYFPGCD; encoded by the exons atggagaatGTTGAGGCATTTAGAGTCGGCAGTGCACGTATTGGAAGTTCAAGCATTTGGAGGAACAACGCCATGGAAGCTTTCTCCATGTCTGCtcgtgaagaagatgatgaagaagaCCTGAAATGGGCTGCCATCGAGAAACTGCCTACATATTTGCGTGTGAGGAGAGGGATATTCACAGAAGGTGAAGGTCAATCAAGGGAGATCGACATAAAAAACCTTGGATTCATTGAGAGAAGGAATCTGCTGGAAAGGCTAGTAAGAATTGCAGAAGATGATAATGAGAGGTTCTTGTTGAAGCTTAAACAACGCATTGATAG AGTTGGACTTGATATGCCAACAATTGAAGTCCGGTTTGAGCATCTGAATGTTGAAGCAGAAGCCTATGTGGGAAGTAGAGCGCTGCCTACCATATTCAACTTCTCTGCAAATATTCTAGAG GGATTATTGAGTTACCTTCACATTCTTCCCAATAGAAAGAAGCCATTACCAATCCTTAATGATATCAGTGGAATTATCAGACCTCGAAG AATGACATTGCTGTTAGGGCCTCCAAGCTCGGGCAAGACAACCTTACTATTGTCATTGGCTGGAAAGCTGGGCAAAGATTTGAAA TTTGCAGGCAGAGTAACTTATAATGGACATGGAATGAAAGAATTCGTGCCGCAGAGGACATCAGCTTACATAAGTCAATATGACGTTCATATAGGAGAAATGACGGTCAGAGAAACATTAGCTTTTTCAGCAAGATGTCAAGGTGTTGGACCTCGTTATg AGATGTTGAAGGAATTGTCTCGTAGAGAGAAAGAAGCAAATATCAAGCCTGATCCTGATATTGATATCTATATGAAG GCCGCTGCACTAGAGGGACAAGAGGCAAATGTAGTTACAGATTATATTCTCAAG ATATTGGGGCTTGAAGTTTGTGCGGACACCTTTGTGGGAGATGAAATGAGACGAGGTATCTCTGGTGGACAAAAGAAGCGAGTCACTACAG GAGAGATGCTGGTTGGACCAGCAAGGGCACTTTTCATGGATGAGATATCTATTGGTTTGGATACTTCAACAACGTTTCATATAGTGAATTCATTAAGACAGTCCATCCACATCCTCAATGGAACAGCTCTGATCTCTCTGCTTCAGCCAGCTCCGGAGACATACGATCTGTTTGATGATATAATTCTGCTTTCAGATGGCCATGTTGTGTATCAAGGTCCCCGGGAAAATGTACTCGAGTTTTTCGAATACATGGGGTTTAAGTGTCCAGAAAGAAAAGGAGTTGCTGACTTTTTACAAGaa GTGACATCAAGGAAAGATCAAGAGCAATATTGGGCACGTAAAGACGAGCCTTACAGTTTCATCTCTGTCAAGGAATTAGCTGAAGCATTTCAGTCTTTCCACATTGGACAAAAGCTTGGCGATGATCTTGCAGTTCCATTTGACAAGTCTAAAAGCCATCCAGCTGCTTTAACCAAAGACAAGTACGGTGTTTCAAAGAAGGAACTGTTAAAAGCTTGTGTTTCCAGGGAATATCTTCTAATGAAGAGGAATTTATTCGTATATGTGTTCAAAATGATTCAA CTTATTTTCATTGGAGTCATAACAATGACAATTTTTATAAGGACAGAGATGCACCGAGATACAATAACAGATGGTGGAATTTTCATGGGagctttgttctttattctcattATGATAATGTTCAATGGATTCGCGGAGCTTGCAATGACCATCTTGAAACTTCCTGTCTTCTACAAGCAAAGGGACCTTCTCTTCTATCCTTCATGGGCATATTCTTTACCTGCATTGATCCTTAAGACCCCAATCAGCATCTTAGAAGTTACCGTCTGGGTTTTCATGAGTTATTATGTCATTGGCTTTGACCCTGATGTTGGGAG CTTTTTCAAGAATTACCTAGTACTCCTATGTCTTAGCCAGATGGCATCAGGACTGTTCCGATTAATGGGAGGATTAGGAAGAAATATAATTGTTGCAAACACTTGTGGGTCATTTGCTTTACTTACAGTTCTTGTCATGGGAGGATTCATCTTAACTCGAG ATGATGTCAAGAAATGGTGGAAATGGGGTTACTGGATTTCACCATTGATGTATGCACAAAATGCCATAGCTGTGAATGAATTCCTGGGGAAGAGTTGGAGACAC GTTCCTCCTAACTCTACTGAACCATTAGGAGTTTTGGTCATGAAATCTCGTGGAATTTTCCCTGAACCACATTGGTATTGGATTGGAGTGGGGGCTTTGATTGGATACTGTTTCCTATTCAATTTCCTTTTCACATTGGCGTTAAAGTATTTGGACC CATTTGGGAAGCCTCAAGCAGTAATATCTAAAGAAACCTTAGCTGAGAGAATTGCTAGCAAGACTGGAGAGAATATTGAGCTATCATCAAGGGGAAGAGATTCTTCTG AGAGAAGAACAGGTGCATCATCGAGATCGTTGTCTTGGAAAGTTACTAGTGTCAATGAAGCTAATCAAAAGAGGAAGAGGGGGATGGTTCTTCCTTTTGAACCCCTTTCTATGAGCTTTGATGAAATCAAATATGCTCTAGATATGCCACAG GAAATGAAAGCTCAAGGTATTTCAGAGGAGCGGTTGGAACTTTTGAAGGGAGTGAGTGGAGCTTTCAGACCCGGAGTCCTAACAGCTCTGATGGGTGTTAGTGGTGCTGGCAAGACCACTCTAATGGATGTGTTGGCAGGAAGGAAAACCGGTGGTTATGTCGAGGGAACGATCAAAATTTCAGGGTATCCGAAGAAGCAGGAAACATTTGCTCGTATATCCGGGTACTGTGAGCAAACAGACATCCATTCCCCCCATGTTACAGTCTACGAGTCCTTGGTTTTCTCTGCATGGCTTAGACTACCCCCGGAGGTCAATTCTGAAACCAGGATG ATGTTCATTGAGGAAGTTATGGAGCTTGTGGAGCTAAGTTCATTAAGGGACGCACTTGTAGGATTGCCAGGGGTGAATGGTCTTTCAACTGAGCAACGCAAGAGGCTAACAATTGCAGTTGAACTTGTTGCCAACCCATACATAATATTCATGGATGAGCCTACATCTGGTCTTGATGCCAGGGCAGCAGCTATAGTAATGAGAACAGTAAGGAACACTGTCGATACAGGACGAACTGTGGTGTGTACCATCCACCAACCAAGCATCGATATATTTGATGCTTTCGATGAG CTGCTTCTGTTGAAAAGAGGAGGTGAAGAAATATATGTGGGTCCACTAGGCCGCCATTCTTGTCATTTAATAAAGTATTTTGAG gaaataaatgggaTCCCAAAGATAAAAGATGGTTACAATCCAGCAACATGGATGTTGGAGGTTACTTCAGGAGCACAAGAAGAAGCGATTGGTGTCAACTTTACCAACATATACAAGAACTCTGAGCTATATAG GAGGAACAAGGCATTGGCGAAGGAACTAAGCAACGCTGCACCTGGTTCCAAGGATTTATACTTCCAGACTAGATATTCACAATCGTTGCTCACTCAATGTATTGCTTGCTTATGGAAGCAGTATTGGTCTTACTGGCGAAACCCACCATACACTGCAGTGAGATTTTTATTCACAACTTTTATAGCTCTAATGTTTGGGACAATATTCTGGGATCTAGGCTCCAAAAG AACAAGGCGACAGGACGTTTTCAACTCAATGGGTTCTATGTATGCTGCCGTTCTCTTTATAGGATTTCAAAATGCTGCATCGGTTCAACCCGTTGTGGCAGTTGAAAGAACGGTTTTTTATCGAGAAAGAGCCGCTGGGATGTATTCAGCACTACCATATGCATTTGGACAGGAAATATCTTTCTGCAGCGATCTTATGTTATTAAGCATCAAACATTGCCTAGTGAAGTTTAGGCTGATGGTTACCATTTATTTTCCAGGTTGTGATTGA